CAAATGTTCTCACACTCAAACACCCTAAAGAGCACCTTCACTCACCATCTCTCACGTACACACACACTACAATCTTATTCTGCCCACTCTTAACGgtttacagaaaggaaaacaggcCGAGTGGCTGAAGGCCCCATAAAGGGGGATGCCCCTTCTGACTCAGGACATAGGCTGCGGCCGGGCGCCCCCTGCCGGCCTGGCCGCTCCAGGAGCGCGCAGGGAGGCGGCGGGCGGAGCGGGCACGCGCCTGACGTAACCATGGCATCCTCTTGGCACGCGCAGCCCgggcggggagggcggggagggcggGGCGGGCGCGTTGCCATGGCGCCGAAGGGCCGCGTGAATGGGGCATTGTTCGCGGCGGCGGCGCCCAGGCCTGGCTGTCCCGGACCCACCCCGACCCACCCGGGGTCGGGAGAGACTAGGAGAGACAGAGATAGTGAGAGacaaagatggagagagacaagagagggagggacaaGAGATGGGAGCGACAGAGTTgtagatggagaaagaaagacacTTAAAAGccaagagggagaaacagagaaatgagagagacttgtgagatggagagaaatgCACCAATGGGGAAACACGTTCAGAGGGACAGAACCGAGGAGAGGCAGAGGCGGGAATGGAGATGGGAGACGAAGGGCTAGGATGGGAGACAGGGCAGGACCGGACAGCCAACAACCACGAAGCCTACTGCGCCTTGCACTGTGCTTGACAATGGGACTAGGCAGAGGACCAGGACCCCAAGACAAAGTCAGAGATGCTGAGAGATAGGAGGAGACCCAGCCATACAGAGACTTAGCAAGACAGAGGGTCAGAGATACCAGGAAGGGAATGGAAGAAGTACACCGAGTGTCTCTGGTCCCACCTGCCTCcgtccttccccactcccctttggaCAACGTGAAGCCCCCAGTTTGACACTCTTGGAAGGCACACCTCTGTCCTACATACACATCTTCACACACCCACTGACAAGATGTGGTCAACACAGGGACTTAATCTTGGGGACACTGTCCCAGACACTCTGAGACATCCTTATGGACCCAGTGACATCTACAGATACACCCACAGACACCCAGTGACACAGGCATGTTCAGTTGGACACAGCCATATGACAGGGACTTCTACCTTACACCAGAGTGACATAGGTGCAGATACAGCCCCATAGACACACTGTCACATGAGGACCCTGCCAGACATGTGGTCACAGTCACACATGGCCACACACCACACGGGTTCACACTCTACAAAACACTGCCATATGTGGCCACCCCAGACATACGGTGCACTCTCACACCTGCACACTCATTGACACCGCCCCATGACACACACACTCTTTCCTGCATTTGACCCAACGACTTggtgccctggcccctggccccgaCTGAGTGATCTGTGGGGATGCTGGGTCCAGTTCTTCGTGTTTGACAGACATCAGGCACAAACctagatgggaagggaaggggagggaggtgaagtacctcctccttcctcctcaaagGTCTGGGTCAAACCAGGCCAAGGTGGTCCCCAACTTCTTCCTGTCTGGGTCAGTTGGACCCAAATCTGGACCAAGGGTGTCCCCTGGTGGCCATGTGTGGTCTCTGCACCCACCAGGtcggggcgggggtggaggggggagggaggcagggagcccaGTGGCCCAACCTCAGtggaagggcagagaggacaggccCAGGCTCAGCACCCAGATACCCCAGATACCAGAACCCAGGGTTGGTTAGCTAGAATCCAAATCCAGAATTCAGAGCCTGGACTCGAAATCCCAGAATCCAGAATCTGAATCTAGATTCCCAGATACCAAGATCTATAATCCAGATCTAAGAACTGGGGACCCAGAATCTAAATGTCCAAAATCCAGAACCCTAAAGTATAGCTCATGTCTTCAGAATTTAGAATTGAGGACCTAGAATCCAGATCCAAGAACCCAGAGCCCAgaacccccccccgccccgccccagagCCAGCCCCTTGCCTTCCTGGGGCCCCCAGAAGATTAGAGTGGGCAGCAGCCGTTGGTGAGGGCAGGAGTAGACtaaaggggcaggagagaggcccTGCAGTAACTCCCCAGAgcctctcccagctgctgcccctctgCGTTAAcacacgcatgcacgcacacTTCAACAGAATCTCACGTAGGGCCCTACATGCCCAAATACATAGCCTATGACCATCAGATGCACAGCACCACATGCTCTCAGAGGCACACACACAGCAACACACATACCCCCTGACACTATCACCCAAAGACGCCTGGACCTGCCATTGCGCCTTTCCCAGCATGCAGACACACATTCCTCTGTGTCCACACGATCTCAGAGCTGCCTGCCCCTGGCCATCCCACCAAATTCAGACACAGAGCCACCATACCCAGAGACACACAAACACCCAGACTCCCAACCCTGCATCCATACACACTCACAGAATTGTGCAGGCTGatgggcatgcacacacacacaaactccccTAGGCGGGGAGAAGCCCCATGCCTTGGCAGCCACACAACCCCTGGGAACAAGACCCCCGGGACAGGGCTCACCACACACCCCCatgcccaccccagccctccccattcTGGCCGGCTGGCGGGCTTTAATACAGATGCCAAACTCATAATTGTAACTGAGGGTGACAGGGTCACCTTGAGCCCCAGATGCTCGTGCGGTGACAGATGGCGTTGGCAAACCTGATTAGCAGCCCCTGTGCCAGCGCCTGTGGCAcctgcatcccctcccctcccctgttccCCCAGCACTCATTACCCACCCATTAATGCGCctggagagtgggggtggggaccgGTTGGCACTGCCCAGGGGGGACAGGGACACTCGGGGCCCCCCTGGCACCAAGGTTCCCAGCTGGTTCCCCGGCTGGCAGGAGGTGGGCACAGCTGAAAGGGGGTGGAAGAAGGTGCCTCATATGCCTGCCAGAGAGGGGGTGCCCATAGTGCCAAGGCTGAGCTACCCACTCGGACTCTGCCTGAGGTTTGGCACAGCaccctggagggaggagggaaagtacACCCATGCCCCATGGGCCACTCATGAcctccccccatcccatcccGGGCCCTTGGAGCAGAGCCTTGGGAGCTGCCTGCCTGGCCTGTTCCCACCCCTCTGTGCTGGCCTGTGAGGTCAGAGGTCAAGAGCTCCCACGCCCCACTGGCCCATCTGTTTCCTCGagtcccctcctcctgctcccctcacCTGGGGCCTTCCTtcctgaggcaggaagagagcTGAGGGGGGCCTTGGCTGCCCCCCGCCCTGCGCTCCGGGGAGCATTTGGAGGCAACCCTGACAGCGCCACATGTCCCTGCGTCTGTGCCAGACGGGCCCATCTGCTAGGGCCCTGGTTCCAGACGCCCAAAGCCAGGCTGCCCTGGTCCGCTGCAGACCCTGCTCCCAACTGAGGAGGGAGcaccgccccccccaacccccacccacatTCTGCAGAGCCACCCACTCCTGGGGAACTCCAGTTGGaggaacaaacacacacaaacacacactatgCACAACTGGGCTCAGCCAGCCTTTATGATTCCTGCAGAATGCCACATTGGGCATGGGGCTGTGTGAAGACTTGGGGGGCAGCTGGAGCACGTGGGTACTGCATCTGACTCGGGGAGCCCAGGTTTCCCCCAGTAGCTACATCTGCCTTCCTGTCTTGGTTTCTTGGAATCCCTAGGGCAGGGTTGTCACCGGGTCTCCTGGCCTGAGTGGGGCCATCTGTGGTCCCTgcagctggggggggggtgtgtcTTTGACTCATTCTGTGAGAGGAAGTCCAGCCTGGTGGTTAAAAAGGGGTATCACATTGCCTTGGGTTCAAAAGCTCTCTCTGCCACAtactgctgtgtgaccctgagctaGAGGCTTTGCCTCTTCgggccttggtttccttccttgtaaaatggggtaatacCTCTATGTCATTGGGCAGCTCTGAGGATGACACAAGTAAGTACATGTCAAACTCTTAAGAGCTGGGCCTGACCAACACTGAGTACTTAATAAGTGTATGCTGTGTCTCTGAGTGGTCCACCTCTATGTCTGGACCTACTTCTGGGGTCACTGGGAGCGAGCAGGGTGAGGACTCAGAAGGCCCATCTGGCTTCCCTGCGTCCTTGGTCTCTTTGACCCAGTGCACATAATCCAGGTCGGCGTCCTTCTTAGCCTGACTCCCCACATCTGTCCAGGTGCACGCGTCTGTGTGTCAGTCCGAGATGCTCGGCTCACACCTTCGGGTGGCACTGACATCTCTCGACCAGCAATGTGGATATCTTCACCCGTCGACGAGAGACTGGGCTGCCCACCCAACACCACAGGAACACGGGTGCCCAGCGCCTTTGAGTGGGCACACAGCTGTTGCAGAGGACAAGTGGGGCAGAGTCCACACCAGGGACGTAGAGTGAGGAGCACTGGCCAAAGCAGAGGTGATTACGGAGGCGCATGGTCATGCATCCCGGCTGGGAGAGCACCTGGggccagaggcagagagacaggtcAAGGGCAGTGGAGTGTGAGGCTAGAGTAATGAGAATAATCACCCATCTACTTCCACCCCACCTTCAAAATCATGGTTGCCTGGGCTCACAGCCTgactgccacctgctggctgtgtgacttggggtaAATTACTCAACCTCTCaaccctcagtttcttcacctgtgaaattATCGAAGTTCAATGGGGCGAGGGGTGGGTGGTAGGGAACGGAACACTCTAGACCTTTCAACAGAGAGGATTAATGCAGAGAAGGGCTGAGGAACAGCAGGAAGGGGTAGCATTACAAGAGCCTGGGGGATTACAGAGAAAGCCTTTAGCCTAttacctggcacacagtcagtGCTCAAAAGATGTTATTCCCTCCTATGGTCCCCTCCAACTAAGTGGATCTATCAACTCACCTTCTGGTCCTGGCCCTTCTCTGTTAAAACTGtgccctcccacctctgccctctgcccccaccttccccctcactctgccccagccaccccagcctcTTGCTCTGAATTACAAAGAAATCAGCAGTTAAGGCAGACCATGGTACACCTGACTTCAAAGCCTGGGCCATAAACAGCACATGACATGAATTCCTACAGCCTTTATGGAGCACCAGCTGAATGCATCTGTGAGAGTTCTGCCCATACCCCTCTCATTCAGGCTGCCCAGCAGTGCTTAGGAGGCATTCCACTATCGTTCATCATTCAACAAACACCGAGCTCCTGCTGCGTGCCTGGCTCTGCTCTAGGGCCTGGGGATGAGGATACAGAGGGAATAAGGCATAAATATTCCCGCCCTGGTGGAACAGACATTCTACTGTGGAAGACACAAAAGTGCAATTACAGAATCAATTTCACTTTTTAGGTGATGATGTGTGCTACAgcgaaaaataaagcagaaaaagggACAATGGGATGAGAGgtgctgcatttttaaaacacatttgagTAAATACTTGCAGGAGGTGGAAGAAGCAGCCATAGAATATGAGGCAGGGGGAGGTACTAAAGGCAAAGGAATAGCCCGTGGGATATAACGTTGTTGTGTGTGCGAGAAAGTAAGAAGGCAGGTATGGCAGAAGCAAAGTGGGCAAGGGGGAGATGGGAGGCggtgagagcagggaggggacaggcagaTGGTGCAGGGCCTTGTGGGCTGCAGGAAGAACTTGGGCTTTTGCTCTGGGTGAAGTGGGAGCCATGGAAAGTTCTGAGCAAAGGAAGGACCTGACTCAGGAGCTCCCATATGTCCTCTGCCACTAAATGGAAAAATAGACTTGGGGGACAGGGTGGTGTTAGCAGAAGCCGGGAAACCAGGATAAGGGCAACTGCTTTGGCCCGGTGGGAGAAACTTCACCCCCGTTTTGTAAGGgagaaaactgaggatcagaCACAGTTAGGTAAAGAACCCAGGGCTTGATTCCAAATCTGGCGCCACAGCCTGCACTCCCTGCCAATGCTGAGACCcagccttctccttcccccacccacatACTCACCTGAGTGAAGGGCACAGCCTTGCACATCTCCTGGGCCACTTCCTGTGGGTTCAGTGGGAGAGACATGGTGGCAGCCACCTGCTGCCCATGCTGCAGCCCACCTGTCCCCATATGCCCAGTTTTCTGCAGGTCCAAGAAAGCCTTCCAGCTGCTGAGAGCAGAGGATGGCACCAGGGAGACCAGGGCCCCTTGGCCCAGAGTTTGGGTCTGATTGGCAGCAGctccaggctggggtgggagaccCTGGGGTCCAGGCCTCCCCAGGCCTCTGGGTAGCCAGACTCCACTGAGCAGGCTCAGGAGAGTGGTCAGCTGGCTGAGGAGCATCTGCCTGTCTGTCGGGGACTGGGCTCAGGGTCTCGGGCAGTTGACCCTGCTGTCTGGTGAGTGCAGTCTGTGCCTACAAGACCCACTTTTAATGGCCTGCCCCCCACCTGGGCAACCTGGGAGGCACCTCAGCAAACTCCAGAGTAAACCCAGACCTGCTGggttcccacccctcccccagcctggcagGGGATCTGGGGGCTGGGGCTACTAGTGTGTGGGCTGGGGGACCAGGAAAGGCATGTCTAGAGACAGGGGCTTGGGACATAATGCCAAAGTCCCTGAGGGATCCGTACCAGGTCTTGGACGGCCCCATTCATCCATTTAGCAAAACCAGGCTTTGCAGTCAAGCTACTCAGGTTTCAATCCCAGCATTGCAATTTCCTGGCTGTGCAACCTTGGTCCATTCCCTtaaccactctgagcctcagcttcctcttctggaATATGGAGATAATACCAGTCCCTACCTAGTAGGGTTGTCCTGAGGACTCAAGGAGTTAATTTATGTAAGGAGTTTAAAATAGAGGCTGGTATACAGTAGCACCATGAGTAAGCTATGATTAACATTATTGCTGTTGGTTTTCCTTTAGCACCCTCTAGAGGCCAAGCATAATTCTGAGCCCTGAGGATACAGGGGGACAAAACAGAAAGTGGGTCCTCCGTGTCTCACGTTGTAGAGCAGAAAACAGACAAGATAAATAAGATGATTTCAGAGTcttaaatgttaagaaaatataaaaaaggtcTGAAGGTGTTTTGGCGGGGTGCGGGTGTGGGAGGGGTTTCAGCTCCCTGGGTGGTCAGGAAAGGTGTCCCTGAGGAGGTAACATTTTTGCAGAGCCCTGAGAGAGTGTCGCAGGCAAAGCAAACGGCCTCGTGGGGAGTGGGAGGCTAGAGTGCTTGAAGCACATAGGGGTGGGAGTCCCAGGCTTTGGAGCCCCGAAAGCatcgggggggggggcccggccGGTCTCTGGCACCTCTGTAGCCCACATCTCGCACCCAGGTGAGGCACCGCAGGCCGCGGGACCGTGGGAAGCGGCAGGGCAGATCCTTCCCGCGCACCAAGAGCTGCTGAGGCGATGGAGCGCGCTCGCCCTCTGGCGGCGGCTCTCTGGACTTGCAGCCCAAACGCCTTACCCAGGTGCGCGAGTATCTGCCATTAGTCCCGCTACATCTGAGCTCCTGACCGTCCCCCAACCTGTCCTATAGCTGTCCTCTAGACCCAGCTAACGGCAGTTCCGTCCTACCAGGTACCAGGGCCCCAAATTTCGGAGCATCTTTGACCCCTCAGTTTCTCTGACCCCTCTGCTCCCTAATTTGAAATGACAGCAAGTTCGGTCCGCTTCAAAAtctaccaagaaaaaaataaatctacccAGAATCCACCTACTTCTCATTCCCTCCTTGGTCCCCCATCTGGACACAGCCCGGCCTCTATTATCTCCCACTTGAACCACTATAGTCCCTCCGCCCtagtcccccagctcccacccccaaaGTCTGTTccccccacagcagccagagggtaCCCTGAGTGGACACGTCCATCTTCTGCTAAGAACCCTCCAGGGCTCCCACCTTACTTGGGATAACAGCCAAAGTCCTCACTGCTGCCCACTAGGGCTTGCACTgtctgcccacctccccaccctcgtCTTTCCCCACTCTC
This window of the Desmodus rotundus isolate HL8 chromosome 9, HLdesRot8A.1, whole genome shotgun sequence genome carries:
- the DAND5 gene encoding DAN domain family member 5 isoform X2 — its product is MYSHAGLGGLFLEVAQEMCKAVPFTQVLSQPGCMTMRLRNHLCFGQCSSLYVPGVDSAPLVLCNSCVPTQRRWAPVFLWCWVGSPVSRRRVKISTLLVERCQCHPKV
- the DAND5 gene encoding DAN domain family member 5 isoform X1, producing MLLSQLTTLLSLLSGVWLPRGLGRPGPQGLPPQPGAAANQTQTLGQGALVSLVPSSALSSWKAFLDLQKTGHMGTGGLQHGQQVAATMSLPLNPQEVAQEMCKAVPFTQVLSQPGCMTMRLRNHLCFGQCSSLYVPGVDSAPLVLCNSCVPTQRRWAPVFLWCWVGSPVSRRRVKISTLLVERCQCHPKV